The Schistocerca americana isolate TAMUIC-IGC-003095 chromosome 5, iqSchAmer2.1, whole genome shotgun sequence genome includes a window with the following:
- the LOC124615311 gene encoding allergen Tha p 1-like gives MQKCTLALLLACLVAAAAAYTTKYDNIDLDDVLHNDRLLKKYHECLLSDSDASCTPDGKELKAAIPDALTNDCAKCNEKQKAGAEKVIRFLIKEKPDLWTPLESKYDPTGTYRQKYGEELKRVSA, from the exons ATGCAGAAGTGTACTCTCGCCTTGTTGTTGGCGTGCCTTGTGGCGGCTGCTGCTGCGTACACCACCAAGTATGACAATATCGACCTGGACGACGTCCTACACAACGACCGCCTCCTCAAGAAGTACCACGAGTGCCTGCTCTCTGACAGCGACGCTTCCTGCACCCCCGACGGGAAGGAGCTCAAGG CCGCCATTCCTGACGCGCTGACCAACGACTGTGCCAAGTGCAACGAGAAGCAGAAGGCTGGAGCGGAGAAAGTGATCAGGTTCCTCATCAAGGAGAAGCCCGACCTGTGGACGCCGCTGGAGAGCAAGTACGACCCCACCGGCACCTACAGGCAGAAGTACGGCGAGGAACTCAAGAGGGTCTCCGCCTAA